In Desulfovibrio sp. Fe33, the genomic window GAGCAGCAGGCCGAAGAAGACGATGGCTACGGTAAGCATTAGGAAGCCTCCTTCCTTGTGAACAGGGGATCGACGCGGGCGGCGTCGCGGATCATGACGGCGACGATCTGGAAGGCCGTGAGGCCTGCGGCCACCGGCACGGAGGTAAAGGGCACGAGCATGGTCATGCCGAAAATGGTCGCGAACTGGTGCGCGCCCTGTCCTGCCATGGTCACTCCGTACCAGGCGAGGAACAGGAAGAAGGCCAGGCCGAGCAGGTCGAGGACCATGCGCGCGGGCATCTGCCAGTTCAGCGGGAGGCGCGAGAAGACCAGGTCCAGGCCGATGTGTTCTCGCCGGTAGGCGCAGCACGGCACGGCCAGGAGCGCGGCCCAGATCATGAGGTAACGGGCCATTTCCTCGGTCCAGGTGGCTCCCATGGCCAGGGCGTAGCGTTCGAGAATCCCGAACCAGACCACGCCGATCATGGCGGCCACCAGGAGGGCGCAAAGCCGTTCCAGGACGTAGTTCAGTCTGAAAGCGACGCGCTCTACGGCGCCGGCCAGGTCGAAGAGTGATGTTGTTTTTTGTGTTTGCATAGCGTGGTTGGTTAAAGTGATGCCCTCTTAAGAGCAGATACCGTGCCATTGTCGGCGTTGGTTTGGAATTTTTTACCCTTTTTGAAATTTTACAATAAACACCATAAAAACAGTGTCTTATGATGGATGCAAATTGCGAATCATTCATTGTGCCTGTTGAAGTAATTTCTTGAGCCTCTTCCAGTTTACGATTATGTCATAGGTGTTTTCATTTTGATACCAATGTCCGTTTCCTAGGACAGCGTGTCCTAACCCGGCGCGATG contains:
- a CDS encoding TRAP transporter small permease → MQTQKTTSLFDLAGAVERVAFRLNYVLERLCALLVAAMIGVVWFGILERYALAMGATWTEEMARYLMIWAALLAVPCCAYRREHIGLDLVFSRLPLNWQMPARMVLDLLGLAFFLFLAWYGVTMAGQGAHQFATIFGMTMLVPFTSVPVAAGLTAFQIVAVMIRDAARVDPLFTRKEAS